The Rhopalosiphum maidis isolate BTI-1 chromosome 4, ASM367621v3, whole genome shotgun sequence region tttataaaaatataagaataacttATGCgggatatttattaaattttctagaGTTTTGATTTAgcgaacaattttttatctacAATTGTGCCagtttagaatctaaaatatgcgctctattatactttatattaacaaaatatttcaaaactttttattcGTAGTGAATACTAATCCATTACATTTTGAACTATTATATTGTGGAATCTGAAtagcacaataatatatttattcttacaaagaatattatttgttttaaattgtattaaatatatttttttaacgaaaatcAAGTaagagattattattataataaataataatatatatgtacttactATCGAGGCGCTTCATTTATGTACTATatcgtacattttttatataatgtaacaataatacatacatattaataatgttgtaatctattattcactataaatAACATAGGTACCTGAGCTTTTATCGACAAATTCGTGAGgtaattatcaaaatgaatgttaaatattattattttttctaacacATCCGATtgcatgttaaaaatataagttttctgAGTCACATTTTTAAGATGACACGTCTAGTAACACGTGATAAtgcttattttacatttttactgacCAACGTTGGTTTGCTTTACGTCATAAATATCGCagacataatacaattatatttttctacctTTCTTCAGaagtatagatttaaaaattatacaagacacgttaggtatataatttattagtaacttaataatattttcaaaatgtatttttctgatataataaaataattcaacattaaaagtaataaaattcttttgaaatattatatttactaaacatCTACacgatggaaaaaaatattttagtgattatgaaaaaaaaaaaaaataaaatgttttgtgtaTCGTAAGATTAAACGATTTTGAATCgagtagtatttttaattgttatggaGGGGAAGGGGAAAGTCCAAAAAGTATTTCCTCGGGATAGTGGTATGAGTGGCATGTCATAACCAACATGcataaaaatcgttttatacaaataaggtggtctatatacgtacatttaacattataatgttatttcagGGGCCGAACGACTACTTCATGGACATGCAAGTTGCATCCTGTATTCTACGTCACGACGTCTGCCGCGTGCGTGCTAATGACGTGGTgcatgatgtatttttttttcgacatgACGCCCGACTCGCAGCTAGCCTCGGTCGTTTTGTTAATCTCATGTTCGTGGGCATTTGGAAAAATCGCAGGGATGCTGTACTTGCCACCGCTGCTCGGCATGTTACTTGTCGGCGTCGTGCTCCGTAATACCGGTCTCTACGATGTGAACCAAAACGTCTTCCAGTCGCATATTATCAACTTGAGGTCTGATGTCGCCCAGCGActcatttatttacatacaataatataccataatgacaataataccAATACCTGCaccaatacctatataaaaggcataattatctttttgggaatcaacattttatcataagaacacataattatatcatattagaaaattttcgttttaactgttttaagtaaatataggtTAGTCATCCTACTTTATTCCCGcagacaaaaacaatattactaagtaaaaagaaaatgaaaatgtataaacactaCTATAAGACACCAATAATACAGTgtcaaataaatagtttttattttatttacaactttacaagcatttgaattttaaaatttaaaaaatatgaatgaagTAGTAATGGACAATATtacttaaagaaatatatagtGCACACTGCACATATTAGTCTCTCCACGTGTATGGGTCCCTGAAATTTTGAAATCGAAAATAATCAACAGactctataattattacacatattgaaaaatcgaatttataaaaactaaatttttatccCGAAAAATGCAGATTGCGAAATAATGTCACgttgtaatagtttttgtcGTCGTTATCCTAACTGGTCCATTCCCGGTCGGGGTTGTATTGTTGCCGTTGCAGGGAAGTGGCGCTCACAGTGTTGTTAGCGGCGTCCGGTCTCAGCCTTGACCCAGCCATGTTGAAGAAGCTCAGTCTCGTCGTCACCCAGTTGGCCATACTACCGTGCATCACAGAAACAATTGCCGCAGCCGTGGTTACACACTATCTACTAGGACTTCCATGGATCTGGGGACTGTTGCTCGGGTAAAAAcgcacatttatattatataatacttccttacatattattatcacgatCGACATTAGTAGGCGGATATTGGAAGCAGTTGGCTTACATGGGCTTAGCCTCctcaaataattactttatggCCAGCCCCACTAACAAATTTCACATTTACACAATTGacgagtattaatatttaaataagtacttattatataatacaattttagaacGAATTGTtgctatttcaaaataaattggattttatttatctactttttacACGTAAGCggtttttttttggaattcaTTTACATATCCGCCTACGTCGAGAGCCgcgtattacataatatgtatatgcacACGTCAATAACCACGCACTTGTTAAGTGATCTTTTTGcgcatttattttgtatttatgatttttatttttaccaacaaAAAATTGGCCCCACTCATTTAACTCTTCTGCCCACAGATGTATTTTGAGTCCGGTCAGTTCAGCGGTAATCCTTCCGGCCCTGTTAGACTTCAAACAAAAGGGTCTCGGTGAAGATAAAGGGATCATAACATTGGTGATGGCCGCGTGCAGTTTCGACGACATATTTTGCATTTCTGCATTTGGAGTGTGTctcagtattatattttccgaGGGTATGACTTGTTAACATGACTACATTAGTACAGCACGATGTGACTCATGTGACAATCGTTGTTGATTTagtgtttgtttgttttttcctTTCCATTTAGGTAGTTGGCAGACGAACGCCATACGAGGACCCATGGAAGTAGGCATCGGAATCTGCGTAGGCATCGTTTGGGGCTTAATCACCGGCTTCATCCCGCACAAGTGCgaagtatgtattaaaaacttaccgtatatactacatataatatattcattatacaatatgtcaatatataataataatacaaaagttAGAATTTGAGTCCTCTAGTGTCCTAACACTTGCAAAAGAAATCATGCAAGACTTCTTGGAGTACCTAGACGACTAATTCTATAAGATTTTCTAATTCTATGCTTTTGTTGTTATTTCGGGGTTCTAAGATTTAGATTTTGTCTATATTACTAATCGTATAGAGTTGTTCACATATAAAAGTTAGAGTTGTCGACATACAAAAAGGAGCTCTGCTGCTGCGAaccaaaactttaatatttatttttttgcgcTTCGCGAACTATTGTTTTGACATATTTAACAAACCCGAATGGCGTCACAGGAGAATGAAGGGGTTGAAAATTAAACAGCATGTTCTGACGAAGCAAACAGTACGCCGTAAATCATCTAAAGGTTTGAGCCTCTTAAATGTTTCATGAAATCATGACAAACGTAGTTTTCCCATATGGTTTCTAGAGAAACGtattctatgtaaaaaaaaaaaataaatttagttttatttataccaaaagtttgaattttataatatactgccaTATtgcaattatactttataactatagatacttactaaaactgttaataaataataagttaatattagtatGAGTTTATACtgctattgaatttaaaagaaaaatattaaaacgtttcctaaaatataaatgtattatattaagtatttaatataaattatagactaGTCATagctactaaattattattattcactcaTCCCAACCAACACGTTTGGctcataaaatcataactacctataataataattattattataactataattttttgttatattaaattacacttttttttatctccCGTGAATTTGTGTGTTATTAAAGTTTGATAATTCTCGGAACTTggctgaaaaattaaatttagttcatTGTAATGTTTCgacaaatactatatttttatgactttATTCTTTTGTTTACCTTatcattaatcaaataattatacttaatttacgATCGACTTTGAagagtgtaaatatttttactttacatCTTTCAAATAATCTAAACTTTTTGGAGCTTTGTTAAATTAACAAGGCAAATGAAGGTGTCATTgggaattgtaattttttcaattcgaAAGTAACATCTGTTTACTTCAACGCGTATCGAATTCATAGACTCTTAGTCTACGTATGGATCATATTATCTTTTTGTCAATAGTgagaattttacaatataaaattgatttgttaTTAACTATGATAACTGCCAATTTGTTGTCAATAACATAATCATCATAATAGGTACATCAGAAAtgcacaaatattaaatttcataagaattaataatgcaagcaagttttatattgtgtCGTCTGGGCCTCTGGGTAAAACTAATGACATTAAGGATAGTACTATGCAAGATATTATGGCGgatatcgtaaaaataatattcatatatacatttatttttattgacattattttatatattacaaattacagtATTTAAGTACGGCTcgtataagtattaaacaattttttatttacagacAAGTTTGACTTTTAAACGGACGTACATAATAACGACTGGCGGAGTGTTGCTCACATTCGGGTCGAAAATGATCGACTTACCGGGTGCCGGTCCTCTGGCAATCATGACGGCTGCATTTGTTTCCGCGATATGCTGGAAAAAAAACGATAGTTATAGCGTGAGTGATGATTGatgagttaataatatttaaacttaacggGGTgtggcaaaaataaaaattcaaccaGCTCATCAAAtgcattaataatgataataatttgcaaTAATTCCTAAATTAATCTGAAAGTCGACTAGACTTTTGACTGATTATAaacgaacattttaaaataataataataataataatgttttatcgtCATAGGATAACGTGGAAATAGCGACAAACAACGTGTGGGACTTTATGGAGCCTTTATTATTCGCCTCAATCGGCACGGAAATCGATTTGAGCAGCATAAGACCAACGTTAATTACGTCAGCGTCTATCTTATTGGTTATCACATCATTGGTGAGTGTCGTGAAAAGTTTTTAGTACATATGCTGACGACTAGTTACCAACGATTTTTAGTCAAATTTTTATGCGAATGTGTATTGTTTTGTGTAACAAAATAGAGACATAGTAGTATAGTGGTGTGTTCTGTGACTTCATTATGAAGATGTCAGCACATTATTTGTTTCCTCTCTGGTCCACAAATAACATAAGAAAAGCGTAtttgtgtaaatttaattttttatgatttttgagggtttgaaatattgtttcaaaaccatttaaagtttattttattttacaaaatgttttattatattattttttaagtggattattaagcaattaaaatttaagtataaaaataagtcaaaCCTTTAAACAGGGGCGGATCCAGCAGGGGACGATTGCCCCCTCCCTGTTCCCGTttcaatattaagtttttaacataattacttCATAGTTCATTATTCGTACTTCGCAAGACATTATAGATATCATGATTGCCCTTTAAAAATCGCCCCCTTCCGGTTATCTTGGCCTAGATCCGCCTctgatcttaaaaatattacctacaaTTTTTGTAAGAGAAAAACCCCTTTTATATAATGCAAATGCGTTTCAAACGAACCAGTCTCCTAATCACACaacccattttattttttgacttaTATCAGAATCGTTATTATTGGTCAACCTATGATAcatgatgtaaaaaaatggatttgaatttaacacaataataatgttaagcgCCAACAATTTACAGTTAGACATATAATAAGTCAATGGACAGTGAATTTCGAAAcgaaattttttcaaacaatagtCAACCGAGCCGAATCTAGGGGGCGAACAAGGGCATTTACCCTGGAAGTCTTGGTCGGGGGCgtcaaattatcaaataatatattgacagtttgatataattattatacgctaattttatactttgccccaagtaaaaatatatgctaGATCCCGGCCccgataattaaaatgataagaatattttagtaaaaaaactaTCGGTTTTCAATTTCTTAGTATACAAATGTGTTCATTTAGTTTTGTTCTAATCACTAAGTTGAATTGTACGTcgattgattaataattgtcaTTCGATTGGAGAATGCATCAATCGCGACACTTCTAGgtcgaaattaaatataatatataatacgaacgaatacatttttttattaattggtttaattttgtattaatcactttcgtatattatacgctattaattgttattgatgCTCTGcatacatttgaataaaaattaacaaaaaaaaaaaatgatatcaaaTGTTTTTGATACCTAAGCGGAACTCTGTGACTCGTTTATTCatagcaatatttatttatttgttattatttattgtaattattttataactgacggtatatttaaacatatttagattctaatagtaataaaaattgatattggttggttatttttatttttatttcaggtAAGAGTGGTCACGTGTTTCTTCGTTTTAAGGGATACTAATTTCAATTTACGTGAGAAAATTTTCGTAAATATTGCGTGGTTACCAAAAGCAACAGTTCAAGTaagattttatagttatacgaCCTACTGCataggttaaaatatatttatagcgaacaatggttataaaataataataatattaaaaatatcaaatagatAGGCtaaattatcaaacttttgTAAGTACtgttactaaaaatgtacaaatttatttttgaaacataatatttcctTCGCAAAGAAATGTAtgaacaaacaataatttattatttattttgaacaggCAGCGATTGGACCAATCGCATTGGATATGGCACGCAGTCGTGATGATCGCTTAATCCCATATGCATCTGATGTATTGGCAATCAGTGTATTAGCAATATTGATCACTGCACCGGTTGGAGCGATTATCATGACACTACGAGGAGAATACTTATTGAGGaaacaatattgattaattattatttataccgaACAGAGAATCTTGTTCAAAcagtgaaattaataattgatcaaTATTAGTTTGTTCTATTATTAATGCTAGTCAAATTTTCATTGTTGttacttaaatacataaaactaatttcttggtttttatatttttttaaccagtTCTAGCCTTTaattttttgcatttattataaattattatcttaaggttaatattttatacatataatgcaaaataattaattcacaaAAAATTCCTTACGTCCTTTCTCAAATATCCACTCttcttaaaatacaatttttttatcaattgaaACAGGTTATAGTAATGCAGTTAAGAATTAGGTTTGaaaaaagttttcatttttgaagttatcatataaatttcaaCTAGTTTTCTATTGGAATCATAAAATgcttttcatattaatttaattatggatataacaaaaagtttttgcctttatattaaattataagatcactgaaatgtaaaaaaaatacctatggtagtaaattaaaatacaatttgtaaatatagcagtagtaatacatatattaatatataacttatactaCAAATAATCAACCATAAAAACATACAGTAATTAGTTGTATTactcaaaattgtaatttaatgttatttacattcagaaactttaaaattttaacataacataacTGACTTTAGTctcattcataaa contains the following coding sequences:
- the LOC113549582 gene encoding sodium/hydrogen exchanger 9B2-like isoform X2, translating into MTNGEDGIIKGGRTTTSWTCKLHPVFYVTTSAACVLMTWCMMYFFFDMTPDSQLASVVLLISCSWAFGKIAGMLYLPPLLGMLLVGVVLRNTGLYDVNQNVFQSHIINLREVALTVLLAASGLSLDPAMLKKLSLVVTQLAILPCITETIAAAVVTHYLLGLPWIWGLLLGCILSPVSSAVILPALLDFKQKGLGEDKGIITLVMAACSFDDIFCISAFGVCLSIIFSEGSWQTNAIRGPMEVGIGICVGIVWGLITGFIPHKCETSLTFKRTYIITTGGVLLTFGSKMIDLPGAGPLAIMTAAFVSAICWKKNDSYSDNVEIATNNVWDFMEPLLFASIGTEIDLSSIRPTLITSASILLVITSLVRVVTCFFVLRDTNFNLREKIFVNIAWLPKATVQAAIGPIALDMARSRDDRLIPYASDVLAISVLAILITAPVGAIIMTLRGEYLLRKQY
- the LOC113549582 gene encoding sodium/hydrogen exchanger 9B2-like isoform X1: MDKPLIGSGQINYLTMTNGEDGIIKGGRTTTSWTCKLHPVFYVTTSAACVLMTWCMMYFFFDMTPDSQLASVVLLISCSWAFGKIAGMLYLPPLLGMLLVGVVLRNTGLYDVNQNVFQSHIINLREVALTVLLAASGLSLDPAMLKKLSLVVTQLAILPCITETIAAAVVTHYLLGLPWIWGLLLGCILSPVSSAVILPALLDFKQKGLGEDKGIITLVMAACSFDDIFCISAFGVCLSIIFSEGSWQTNAIRGPMEVGIGICVGIVWGLITGFIPHKCETSLTFKRTYIITTGGVLLTFGSKMIDLPGAGPLAIMTAAFVSAICWKKNDSYSDNVEIATNNVWDFMEPLLFASIGTEIDLSSIRPTLITSASILLVITSLVRVVTCFFVLRDTNFNLREKIFVNIAWLPKATVQAAIGPIALDMARSRDDRLIPYASDVLAISVLAILITAPVGAIIMTLRGEYLLRKQY